A stretch of Flavobacterium sp. N1994 DNA encodes these proteins:
- a CDS encoding agmatinase family protein — protein MTKQQIIDTFDPSQPGLADATVFGLPFSSEQSEIIIIPVPWEVTVSYGSGASEGPETVLDASFQVDLSHQDFPELWKLGIFMDEAPEHWKINSNAYKALAQPIIEALEGGEDLNNHPSLLEDLATINKVCRDLHSEVKEKVLYWMKQGKKVALLGGDHSTPLGYYEALATQHDNFGILHLDAHMDLRIAYEGFTYSHASIMYNALQIPQLSKIVQVGIRDFCEQEVGVVKQQNGRVLVHTDSDLKKETFEGITWAAQCDAIIASLPQKVCISFDIDGMFQWYAPSTGTPVPGGFSFEQATYLFNKLAESGKEIIGFDLVEVAPGETDWDGNVGARMLFHMCGVLAKNNGMNVGNKIVFDRK, from the coding sequence ATGACCAAACAACAAATTATAGATACTTTTGATCCATCTCAACCTGGACTAGCCGATGCTACGGTTTTTGGATTACCATTCTCTTCAGAACAATCAGAAATTATTATCATTCCTGTTCCATGGGAAGTAACTGTGAGCTATGGTTCGGGTGCATCAGAAGGACCAGAAACTGTTCTTGATGCTTCTTTTCAAGTCGATTTAAGTCATCAGGATTTTCCAGAGTTATGGAAATTGGGCATTTTCATGGACGAAGCGCCAGAACATTGGAAGATTAATTCTAATGCCTACAAAGCATTGGCCCAACCCATCATAGAAGCGTTAGAAGGAGGAGAGGATTTAAACAATCATCCTAGTTTGTTAGAAGATTTGGCAACGATTAATAAAGTTTGTCGTGACTTACATTCTGAAGTAAAGGAAAAAGTTTTGTATTGGATGAAACAAGGCAAAAAAGTAGCCTTACTTGGAGGTGACCATTCTACTCCACTAGGCTATTATGAAGCCTTGGCCACTCAACATGATAACTTCGGAATTTTGCATTTAGATGCTCATATGGATTTACGTATAGCTTATGAAGGCTTTACTTATTCTCATGCATCTATTATGTACAACGCATTACAAATTCCACAGCTATCAAAAATTGTTCAAGTTGGTATTCGCGATTTCTGTGAACAAGAAGTAGGAGTGGTAAAACAACAAAATGGAAGAGTTTTGGTTCATACTGATTCTGATTTGAAAAAAGAAACCTTTGAAGGTATAACTTGGGCAGCACAATGCGATGCTATTATTGCTTCTTTGCCACAAAAAGTGTGCATCTCTTTTGATATTGATGGAATGTTTCAGTGGTATGCACCAAGTACAGGAACTCCTGTTCCAGGAGGATTTTCATTTGAACAAGCTACTTATTTATTCAACAAATTAGCCGAAAGCGGTAAAGAAATTATTGGTTTTGATTTAGTTGAAGTAGCTCCCGGCGAAACAGATTGGGATGGCAATGTTGGCGCTAGAATGTTATTTCACATGTGTGGGGTATTGGCTAAGAATAATGGAATGAATGTTGGGAACAAGATTGTTTTTGATAGAAAATAA
- a CDS encoding YitT family protein, whose protein sequence is MNSIWKKIILRTTLNERRKKSSSEKTFSDYELAKGYRLFLILGRRHFKDFILISLGILSASFGFKGFLLTNHFIDGGATGISLLISALTNIPLYWLIIGINIPFIILGYNVMGKAFAIKTALAITGLSICLATVTFPNVTNDNLLVAVFGGFFLGAGIGLSVRGGAVIDGTEVLAIYLSRKFGTTIGDIIVVINVAIFSAAAYFLGIEIALYSMITYLSASKTLDFIVEGIDEYIGVTIISMRSEEMRQMIIDTMGRGVTVYSGKRGYGKRGETKEVDIIYTVITRLELNKLNTEIQKIEPDAFVVMNSVKDTKGGMIKKRALKH, encoded by the coding sequence ATGAATTCAATTTGGAAAAAAATAATTCTTCGGACCACACTTAATGAAAGGCGTAAAAAATCAAGTAGCGAAAAAACCTTTTCAGATTATGAGTTAGCAAAAGGATACCGCCTATTTCTGATTTTAGGAAGAAGGCATTTTAAAGATTTTATTTTAATAAGTCTTGGCATTCTTTCTGCCTCCTTTGGATTTAAAGGTTTTTTACTAACCAATCATTTTATTGACGGTGGCGCTACTGGGATTTCATTATTGATTTCAGCATTGACAAACATTCCATTGTATTGGCTAATTATCGGGATCAATATTCCATTTATCATTTTGGGTTACAATGTGATGGGGAAGGCTTTTGCTATTAAAACTGCTCTTGCTATAACAGGCTTATCTATTTGTTTAGCTACAGTAACGTTTCCCAATGTTACCAACGATAATTTATTGGTGGCCGTTTTTGGCGGTTTTTTTCTAGGTGCAGGCATTGGATTGTCTGTACGTGGCGGGGCTGTTATTGATGGCACAGAAGTTTTGGCAATTTATCTCAGTAGAAAATTTGGAACGACTATTGGGGATATCATTGTGGTAATAAATGTGGCTATATTTTCAGCAGCCGCTTATTTTTTGGGGATTGAAATAGCTTTATATTCCATGATTACCTATTTATCCGCATCAAAAACATTAGATTTTATTGTTGAAGGAATTGACGAATATATTGGAGTAACCATCATATCCATGCGAAGTGAAGAAATGAGACAAATGATAATCGATACTATGGGTCGAGGTGTAACCGTATATAGCGGAAAACGTGGCTATGGAAAACGTGGTGAAACCAAAGAAGTTGATATTATTTATACCGTTATCACTCGCCTTGAATTAAACAAACTTAACACCGAAATTCAAAAAATTGAACCCGATGCTTTTGTTGTGATGAATAGTGTGAAAGATACCAAAGGAGGTATGATTAAAAAAAGAGCTTTGAAACACTAA
- a CDS encoding glycine zipper family protein has protein sequence MKKVIMIAVFTVAFVSCKNTDTKGVVLDDVHQTTIDSMKSVAEKQHIIDSMTMINNSQKPKEVVVVHDQQATAATPKRKKWSRAAKGAVIGAGVGAITGALVDKKHGEGAIIGGLAGAGLGAGTGAIIDDSKRN, from the coding sequence ATGAAAAAGGTAATAATGATTGCAGTATTTACAGTCGCTTTTGTGTCTTGTAAAAATACTGACACTAAAGGAGTAGTGTTAGATGACGTTCATCAAACCACCATTGATTCAATGAAATCAGTAGCTGAAAAGCAACATATTATTGATTCGATGACAATGATTAATAATAGCCAAAAGCCAAAAGAAGTAGTAGTTGTTCACGATCAACAAGCTACTGCGGCAACTCCTAAAAGAAAAAAATGGAGCCGTGCTGCAAAAGGGGCAGTCATTGGAGCTGGTGTAGGGGCTATTACAGGAGCTCTTGTAGATAAAAAACATGGTGAAGGGGCTATAATTGGTGGTTTAGCTGGAGCGGGTCTTGGAGCAGGAACGGGAGCTATAATAGATGACAGTAAGAGAAATTAG
- a CDS encoding penicillin acylase family protein: MKLIKKIVLIILILIVLSAIAIFGYLQYTKPKYEGEEKLKNISKETTVYFDEYGVPHIYADNQKDAMTTLGYVHAQDRLWQMELMRRIAPGRLSEIFGTPALKTDKFFAGIGIDENSKQAVAHLDKNAPTYILANAYLDGINQYIEQGTTPVELRLLGIKQEKFTLKDVYNIFGFMSFSFAMAQKTDPLLTDIRDRFGMEYLQDFGIQGEFGTKQLQSFKGDYKEYASISKSVAGLLETSPVPAFIGSNSWVIGGAKTKSGKVILANDPHIMYSQPGTWYEAHITCPDYEIYGYYIAGTPFPLLGHNRNYAYGLTMFENDDVDFFQEEDNPNNDKQYKTIDGFKNYTFKQKTIKVKDSSDVKLNVKSSQHGPIVNGLLEGLKSEKSVAMSWIYTQQKNEILDAVYELSHAKDLESFQKHIELIKAPGLNIMYGDAKGNIAWITSGKLYKVDKSVNTNFILNGANGIDDKKEWLPFAKNPAAINPPWNYVYTSNNQPEAIDGYLYPGYYLPKDRALRIDGLLAPKNNWTKEDVSKMIVDNTSATAESIVGNITKPLNTAQFSSNEKQALTVLKEWKATHNLEDIAPTIYNKWIYFYLKDTFEDEFGADNFKLLLNTHIIKQVIENQSKNGASVWWDNINTKSKKETQSEILTQSFKEAIISLEKQLGSDVNQWQWEKVHKVTFQHPIGKVKLFSKFFNVGSFPISGTNEVINNQLFIYSDEAEINTKGGPSTRRIIDFSDIENSWSVLPTGQSGNPMSQHYSDQSDLFVTGKFRKMKLNKKEIETTSTKLVFKVKE; this comes from the coding sequence ATGAAACTAATAAAGAAAATAGTTCTCATTATTCTTATCCTGATAGTTCTTTCTGCCATAGCAATCTTTGGCTATCTTCAATACACTAAACCCAAGTACGAAGGAGAAGAAAAACTAAAGAATATCAGTAAAGAAACAACGGTTTATTTTGATGAGTATGGTGTTCCTCACATCTATGCCGATAATCAAAAAGATGCGATGACAACACTTGGTTATGTTCATGCTCAAGATAGATTATGGCAAATGGAACTCATGCGTCGTATTGCTCCTGGTAGACTTTCAGAAATTTTTGGAACACCTGCATTAAAAACAGACAAATTCTTTGCTGGAATTGGTATCGACGAAAACTCGAAACAAGCTGTGGCCCATTTAGATAAAAACGCTCCAACCTATATTTTAGCAAATGCCTATCTGGATGGAATTAATCAATATATAGAACAAGGAACTACTCCAGTAGAGTTAAGATTGCTAGGAATCAAACAAGAAAAATTTACTTTAAAAGATGTCTACAATATCTTCGGATTTATGTCTTTTAGCTTTGCGATGGCTCAAAAAACAGATCCTTTGCTAACAGATATTCGCGACCGTTTCGGAATGGAATATCTACAAGATTTTGGCATTCAAGGTGAATTCGGCACGAAACAATTACAATCATTTAAAGGAGATTATAAAGAATACGCCTCGATTTCGAAATCAGTAGCTGGATTATTGGAAACGTCTCCTGTTCCAGCTTTCATTGGTAGCAATAGTTGGGTCATTGGTGGTGCCAAAACAAAAAGCGGTAAAGTAATATTAGCTAATGATCCTCACATTATGTATTCGCAGCCTGGAACTTGGTATGAAGCTCACATTACGTGCCCAGATTATGAAATATACGGATACTATATTGCTGGAACTCCATTTCCTCTTTTAGGACACAATCGTAATTATGCCTACGGATTAACCATGTTTGAGAATGATGATGTGGATTTCTTCCAAGAAGAAGACAATCCTAATAATGACAAACAATACAAAACTATTGATGGTTTTAAAAACTACACTTTCAAGCAAAAAACTATCAAAGTAAAAGACAGCTCTGATGTCAAACTGAACGTAAAGTCATCACAACACGGACCTATAGTAAACGGTTTGTTAGAAGGATTGAAATCGGAGAAATCAGTGGCTATGTCGTGGATTTATACCCAACAGAAAAATGAAATTCTTGACGCTGTTTATGAATTGTCTCATGCTAAAGATTTGGAGAGTTTTCAAAAACATATTGAACTCATTAAAGCACCTGGATTAAATATTATGTATGGCGATGCTAAAGGAAACATAGCTTGGATAACTTCCGGTAAACTTTATAAGGTGGACAAATCGGTTAATACTAATTTTATTCTAAATGGTGCCAATGGTATTGATGATAAAAAAGAATGGTTGCCTTTTGCCAAAAATCCAGCCGCTATAAACCCGCCATGGAATTACGTTTACACATCCAATAATCAACCCGAAGCTATTGATGGTTATTTGTATCCAGGCTATTATTTGCCCAAAGACAGAGCCTTAAGAATTGATGGTTTATTGGCGCCAAAAAACAATTGGACCAAAGAAGATGTTTCTAAAATGATTGTTGACAATACTTCTGCTACTGCAGAAAGTATAGTTGGAAATATTACAAAACCTCTGAATACTGCTCAATTTTCATCAAATGAAAAGCAAGCACTAACGGTTTTAAAAGAATGGAAAGCCACACACAATTTGGAAGATATAGCGCCTACGATTTACAACAAATGGATTTATTTTTATTTGAAAGATACGTTTGAAGATGAATTTGGTGCGGACAATTTTAAGTTATTACTCAATACACATATCATCAAACAGGTAATTGAAAATCAGAGTAAAAATGGTGCTTCGGTTTGGTGGGATAATATCAATACCAAATCCAAGAAAGAAACCCAATCGGAAATCTTAACCCAATCTTTTAAAGAAGCCATAATTTCATTAGAAAAACAATTAGGTTCAGATGTAAACCAATGGCAATGGGAGAAAGTACATAAAGTAACATTTCAGCATCCTATAGGTAAAGTAAAATTGTTTAGTAAGTTTTTCAATGTGGGTTCCTTCCCAATTTCTGGAACTAATGAAGTCATCAACAACCAACTTTTCATTTATTCTGATGAGGCAGAAATTAATACCAAAGGAGGCCCCTCAACAAGACGTATCATCGATTTTTCGGATATTGAAAATAGCTGGAGTGTATTGCCAACAGGGCAATCTGGAAACCCAATGAGTCAACATTATAGCGACCAATCCGATTTATTCGTTACAGGTAAGTTCCGTAAAATGAAATTGAATAAAAAAGAAATCGAAACAACTTCTACCAAGTTGGTTTTTAAAGTGAAAGAATGA
- a CDS encoding FAD-dependent oxidoreductase has translation MQTPQKIAIVGSGLVGTLLAIYLKKQGHTVHVYDRSPDIRTVEFSGRSINLVMSNRGWKAMEDVGLDDEIRKIGIPVDKRAIHLKDGKLNYQYYGKDGEAIFSLSRGVLNRRMIDLAEEEGIEFFFEHKIWDVTLATATLHIGETERGEWAELQYDKVFGADGAFSRIRHRMQRQSMFDYSQEFMKLGYKELHIPANEDGTHKIDKNSLHIWPRGNFMLMALANLDGSFTCTLFMPFEGENSFEQLKDETSLVDFFANYFPDTKEVIPDLIRDFFKNPTSYLAIMKCYPWTFEDKVALIGDASHAIVPFYGHGMNAGFEDITVLSQMMTKYGDDWKTIFEEYQKSRKPNADAIAELSLRNFIEMSTKTADEKFLLQKKIEKWFSDKHPNMWLPLYSRVTFSLQPYSEALAIGDFQNKIMEEVMQMPNIEEEWNSKKVEDKIIALLK, from the coding sequence ATGCAAACTCCTCAAAAAATTGCTATTGTTGGTTCAGGCTTAGTCGGAACATTATTGGCAATTTATCTCAAAAAACAAGGTCACACCGTTCATGTTTATGACAGAAGTCCAGACATTCGAACAGTTGAATTCTCAGGGCGTTCTATCAATTTAGTAATGTCTAACCGTGGTTGGAAAGCTATGGAAGATGTTGGATTGGATGATGAAATTCGTAAAATCGGAATTCCAGTGGATAAAAGAGCCATTCATTTAAAAGACGGAAAACTCAATTACCAATATTACGGTAAAGATGGTGAGGCGATTTTCTCCTTGTCGAGAGGGGTTTTAAACCGGAGAATGATTGATTTAGCTGAGGAAGAAGGTATTGAATTCTTTTTTGAACACAAAATTTGGGATGTCACTTTAGCAACAGCAACACTTCACATAGGAGAAACCGAAAGAGGAGAATGGGCCGAGTTGCAATACGACAAAGTCTTTGGTGCGGATGGGGCTTTCTCTAGAATTCGACACCGAATGCAACGTCAAAGTATGTTTGATTATTCGCAAGAGTTTATGAAGTTAGGCTACAAAGAGCTTCATATTCCAGCTAATGAAGATGGAACACACAAGATTGATAAAAACTCTTTGCATATTTGGCCTCGCGGGAATTTTATGTTGATGGCTTTAGCCAATTTAGATGGAAGTTTTACTTGCACTTTATTCATGCCTTTTGAAGGAGAAAATTCTTTTGAACAATTAAAAGACGAAACTTCCTTAGTAGATTTCTTTGCCAATTATTTCCCAGATACCAAAGAAGTTATTCCTGATTTAATTAGAGATTTCTTTAAAAATCCGACCAGTTATTTAGCGATTATGAAATGCTATCCTTGGACGTTTGAAGACAAAGTAGCTTTGATTGGAGATGCTTCACACGCTATTGTGCCATTTTATGGTCACGGAATGAATGCTGGCTTTGAAGATATTACCGTCTTAAGTCAAATGATGACTAAATATGGGGATGACTGGAAGACTATTTTCGAGGAATATCAAAAATCACGCAAACCTAATGCTGATGCAATTGCCGAATTATCTCTTCGAAATTTTATCGAGATGAGTACCAAAACAGCCGATGAGAAATTCTTATTGCAAAAGAAAATAGAAAAATGGTTCTCTGACAAACATCCTAATATGTGGTTGCCCTTGTATAGTAGAGTAACCTTCAGTTTACAACCCTATTCAGAAGCATTGGCAATAGGAGATTTCCAAAATAAAATCATGGAGGAAGTAATGCAAATGCCAAACATTGAAGAAGAGTGGAATAGCAAGAAGGTTGAAGACAAAATCATAGCATTATTGAAATAA
- a CDS encoding cupin domain-containing protein gives MKKYLIQKSPFVVPTTDGKLIEEHHGIPTTGNQEISIAHMIAPPKWSEPFQTPEFDEYTYIISGKKQFIIEGETVILEAGQSIKIEKNTRVQYSNPFDEPCEYIAICKPAFDFNKVHREE, from the coding sequence ATGAAGAAATACTTGATACAAAAATCGCCCTTTGTAGTTCCGACTACTGATGGCAAACTGATTGAAGAACATCACGGAATTCCAACAACTGGAAACCAGGAAATATCTATTGCGCACATGATTGCACCTCCAAAATGGAGCGAACCTTTCCAAACCCCAGAGTTTGACGAATACACCTATATCATTTCGGGGAAAAAGCAATTTATTATTGAAGGAGAAACGGTTATTTTAGAAGCGGGTCAATCTATCAAAATTGAAAAGAATACTCGAGTGCAGTATTCTAATCCCTTTGACGAACCTTGTGAATACATAGCTATTTGCAAACCTGCCTTTGATTTTAATAAGGTGCATCGGGAGGAATAG
- a CDS encoding YybH family protein: protein MKKVAFLLVIGLALSCSKKTETQKPETLKAEVFKAEADFKNLSQSKGIAQAFYTFADSNAVIKRENDTLIQGKENIKNYYSNPKFQKASVIWKPDFVAVSNDGSLAYTYGKFVWTSSDSLGNKKEFKGRFHTVWKRQKDGRWKYVWD from the coding sequence ATGAAAAAAGTTGCTTTCCTTCTAGTAATTGGATTGGCATTAAGTTGCTCCAAAAAAACGGAAACTCAAAAACCAGAGACTTTAAAAGCAGAAGTTTTTAAGGCTGAAGCCGATTTTAAGAATCTATCCCAATCTAAAGGAATTGCTCAAGCTTTCTATACTTTTGCAGATAGCAATGCGGTAATTAAACGAGAAAACGATACTTTGATTCAAGGAAAAGAAAACATTAAAAACTATTATAGCAATCCAAAATTCCAAAAAGCCTCTGTAATTTGGAAACCTGATTTTGTTGCTGTTTCAAACGATGGTTCTTTGGCTTATACTTATGGAAAGTTTGTTTGGACTTCTTCAGATTCATTGGGAAACAAAAAAGAGTTTAAAGGACGCTTTCATACCGTTTGGAAAAGACAAAAAGATGGAAGGTGGAAATATGTTTGGGATTAA
- a CDS encoding T9SS type A sorting domain-containing protein codes for MKKNYCTLLLIFVFFTSQAQIVNIPDANFKTYLIQFEPTIDTNHDGEIQLSEAQAVTSIYINGNSNTFIQDLTGLEAFTNLTGLYLNFVGETGFNPSVFTHLQSLSLVDMNIATLDLSNLTTLEHINLNHANITSLNITGLINLRTLDCYSNPLTSLNLNGLINLETLNCAYNGLTALNLTGLSSLVTVDCSDNAYMTSLITTGANNITHLNCRGCTLTSLTVTNMTNLQQLDCSYQVYGSAMGISNLDLTGLTSLTSLNCMSNNLTSLNVADLTNLTSLQCASNHITSLDVTPLVNLTSLSCGSNPLTTLNVTPLTHLLGLECSLTSIVAIDLSTLTNLDSLNLVGNAISSLNLSNNSALTELYCSNNQLTALPISNLVNLIHFNCSSNLLTSLDLTNLHALHEIRVGGNLFTSMDFSHNPAVGNQAISINDSPNLTYINVKNGTLGQMSSYGLDISNCPNLQNICTNEEDIAYVAQQIASGSYMGTTPTNLQVNSYCSFVPGGLNNTITGTITLDINHNGCDVNDLHPKDFKININDGTNSGATFTTATGSYLFYVQTGDYALSPQLNNPYFTITPNNNTINITNLDGTAHTQNYCATPNGTHKDLEINLLQIGNARPGFDTQYVLVYKNKGTEPLSGSINLSFDDSVLDFVSANPTISSQSLNNLTWNYTNLDPFESRRINFILNVNSPVETPAVNIDDVLRFVATINPISGDETSEDNLFHFDQTVRGSMDPNDKTCIEGSAITPNMVGGYLNYVIRFQNTGTYYAENVVVKDIIDTSKFDINSLQLVASSHPQTTRISGNKVEFIFENINLPAQIDNEPASHGYVAFKIKTKNNLVLGNAIQNTANIYFDFNAPIITNTTSTTVALLNVSELEINSVSITPIPVIDILEIKALETISSVQLFDIQGRLLQTKICDNTTTTLDFTGKSFGVYLVKVFTSKGMKVQKVIKN; via the coding sequence ATGAAAAAAAACTATTGCACCCTCCTCCTTATTTTTGTTTTTTTTACAAGCCAAGCACAGATTGTGAACATTCCTGATGCGAATTTTAAAACCTACCTGATCCAATTTGAACCTACCATTGATACCAACCATGATGGTGAAATACAACTGAGCGAAGCACAAGCGGTTACTTCAATATATATCAATGGTAATAGTAATACTTTTATACAAGACCTTACTGGTCTTGAAGCCTTTACAAATCTAACCGGTTTGTATTTAAACTTCGTAGGGGAAACAGGATTTAATCCAAGTGTATTTACACACCTTCAAAGTCTATCCTTAGTGGATATGAACATTGCTACTTTGGATTTAAGTAATTTGACTACCCTTGAGCATATAAATCTGAATCATGCCAACATAACTTCTTTAAATATAACAGGTTTAATCAACCTTCGCACTCTCGACTGCTATAGCAATCCGCTTACTTCTTTGAATTTAAACGGATTAATAAATTTAGAAACTTTGAATTGTGCCTATAATGGTCTAACTGCTTTGAACTTAACCGGATTAAGTAGCCTAGTGACTGTAGACTGTTCCGACAATGCCTACATGACTTCACTTATAACCACTGGCGCCAATAATATTACCCATTTAAATTGTCGTGGATGTACTCTGACTTCATTAACCGTAACTAATATGACCAACCTACAACAATTAGATTGTAGCTATCAGGTATATGGTTCTGCTATGGGAATTTCAAATTTGGATTTAACAGGCTTAACTTCTCTTACTTCTTTGAATTGTATGAGCAATAACCTGACTTCATTAAATGTTGCTGACCTAACAAATCTTACTTCTCTACAATGCGCTAGTAATCATATAACCTCACTAGATGTAACTCCACTTGTAAACTTAACATCCTTAAGTTGTGGAAGTAACCCACTAACTACCTTAAACGTAACGCCGCTAACCCACTTGCTTGGATTAGAATGTAGCCTTACTTCAATAGTAGCTATTGATTTGAGTACATTAACTAATCTTGACAGTTTGAACTTAGTGGGCAATGCCATTAGCTCATTAAATCTTTCCAACAATTCAGCCTTAACTGAGCTTTATTGCAGTAATAACCAACTTACTGCACTACCAATTTCTAATTTAGTCAATCTTATACATTTTAATTGTTCCTCAAACTTATTAACCTCACTCGATCTTACTAATTTACATGCGCTACATGAAATAAGAGTAGGTGGCAATTTATTTACCTCTATGGATTTTAGTCACAATCCTGCTGTGGGTAACCAAGCCATTTCAATTAATGACTCTCCAAATTTAACCTACATCAATGTAAAAAACGGCACCTTGGGTCAAATGAGCTCCTATGGATTAGACATATCCAACTGTCCCAACTTACAAAATATTTGTACTAATGAAGAAGACATTGCCTATGTTGCTCAACAAATAGCATCTGGGTCTTATATGGGTACCACACCTACCAATTTACAAGTGAACTCTTATTGTTCTTTTGTTCCAGGGGGACTCAACAATACCATAACCGGTACAATAACATTAGACATCAATCATAATGGTTGTGATGTTAACGATCTTCATCCAAAAGATTTCAAAATCAATATCAATGATGGGACCAATAGCGGTGCTACTTTTACAACGGCAACTGGGAGTTATTTGTTTTATGTACAAACTGGGGATTACGCTTTAAGTCCACAGCTTAATAACCCATATTTCACCATTACACCAAACAACAACACCATAAACATTACAAATCTTGATGGAACTGCACATACACAAAATTATTGTGCCACACCAAATGGCACTCATAAAGATTTAGAAATTAATTTATTGCAAATAGGCAATGCTCGACCAGGGTTTGATACTCAATACGTTTTGGTGTATAAAAATAAAGGAACTGAGCCACTCAGCGGAAGTATTAACTTATCATTCGATGATTCCGTTCTTGATTTTGTATCAGCGAACCCGACAATAAGCAGTCAATCTTTAAATAACCTAACTTGGAATTATACTAATTTAGACCCCTTCGAAAGTAGAAGAATAAATTTCATTCTCAACGTGAATAGTCCAGTTGAAACACCTGCTGTTAACATAGATGATGTCTTGCGATTTGTTGCTACTATTAATCCCATTTCTGGAGATGAAACCAGTGAGGACAATTTATTTCATTTTGATCAGACTGTTAGGGGTTCTATGGACCCCAACGATAAAACCTGTATAGAAGGTAGTGCTATAACTCCAAACATGGTTGGTGGCTACTTGAATTATGTCATCCGTTTTCAAAATACAGGTACCTATTATGCCGAGAATGTTGTTGTGAAAGATATAATTGACACTTCAAAATTTGACATTAACTCCCTTCAATTGGTAGCCAGTTCTCATCCGCAAACCACAAGGATTTCAGGAAATAAAGTTGAGTTTATTTTTGAAAACATCAACCTTCCTGCTCAAATAGACAATGAACCAGCTAGTCATGGTTATGTGGCATTCAAAATTAAAACTAAAAACAATTTGGTTTTAGGCAATGCTATTCAAAATACGGCTAATATTTATTTTGATTTTAATGCTCCGATTATTACCAATACTACTTCAACAACTGTAGCACTTTTAAATGTTTCTGAATTAGAAATCAATTCCGTTTCAATTACCCCGATACCAGTTATTGATATCCTTGAAATTAAAGCATTGGAAACTATTAGTTCGGTACAGTTATTTGATATCCAAGGCCGACTTTTACAAACAAAAATTTGCGACAATACTACAACTACTCTTGATTTTACAGGAAAATCATTTGGTGTTTATTTAGTAAAAGTGTTTACTTCAAAAGGAATGAAAGTGCAGAAAGTGATTAAAAACTAA
- a CDS encoding T9SS type A sorting domain-containing protein, translating into MLQLLPNTTSTTVALLNVSELESNTVSITPIPVTDVLEIRALETITSVQLFDIQGRLLQVKTTDSLSTTLDFTGKSSGVYLVKVLTSKGMKVQKVIKN; encoded by the coding sequence ATGCTCCAGTTATTACCAAATACTACTTCTACCACTGTAGCTCTTTTAAATGTTTCCGAATTAGAAAGTAATACTGTTTCAATTACTCCAATTCCTGTTACAGATGTACTTGAAATTAGAGCATTGGAAACCATTACTTCTGTTCAGTTATTTGACATTCAAGGCCGACTATTACAAGTTAAAACAACAGATAGTTTGTCTACTACATTAGATTTTACTGGAAAATCCTCGGGTGTTTACTTAGTAAAAGTGCTTACTTCAAAAGGAATGAAAGTTCAGAAAGTAATAAAAAACTAA